The following DNA comes from Alnus glutinosa chromosome 6, dhAlnGlut1.1, whole genome shotgun sequence.
TTTGGATGTATacattttccatccattttgaagctatatattataatatgttAGACTAAtcaaaatttctcaatttcctGGTAATTAAGTTTCAGTTGATACTATGTAGTTTACATTTTCCAGAGTCAACTATGTCATGGACATAAAGCAAACTATGTGTACTCTTCTTTGGGGTCATGCATACAGCACCCGATAACGTAGTCAACATAATTTTCCAATTTCTTAGTAATTAAGCAAGTATTGACACACtttaacttacaaaaaaataattattaataaaaagtattGACACGCTTTTAGGCATTTTCTTTACCAAAAACTACTAATTTGACAGCTGATCAGCAGTTAAACATCGATCACAGTCCAATTCAAAACAACCCACCCAAGGATTCCTTATCATACATATATAATAGATATTACTTATTATTGTTGTGATAACTAGACAtgacaatttttatatatatatatatatatatatatatatatatatatatatataaattgttgtgagtcttttttttttttttggaacgaAAGATATGAGTAATtaattgatcaaagatcacggTATAAAGCTAGCTCTTACATCATTAAGTATAaagctctgcaaaatcataaccacatgttatgaggttacatagttatagatcaaaacaaacaaaaattgttttgtttcttgAATTGTTTGATAATGGTTTGAGAGAagtgtgtttttttaattttgaaaataaaaaaatgattttattataGTACATTTGAACTTAATTCTAATAGTAAAACTATTCTAATTGGGGGTTTTAAACATATTGTTTTTAGTTGTGTATATGATTTCTAAAAGTAATCTTTTTAActaattagttatttaattgattgaaaatgactaagcaagaaaaaagaaatttcacGTAAAACTATCATACAAATAGAGGATAAATAGCAAGAACCAaatgagaaaattaattaatcaaagaacaaaaagagTAATAATAATAGTTCAAATTCTTCTTATCATTCGCCTCaacattttaactatttacttttCCAATTCCATctaaatattcattttcaataatttatttattcttttttttttgtttttgttttttttactaaaataagGCAAGCAAAAATAagatttggtgagtgaatagtgCTCACCAAATTTGATGAGCACTGTTCATGCTCATAATATTTTTTAGCAATTTGGTGAGCTGAATGCAAAGCATTTTAGATTCATTTTAGCATTTTGGCTAGCTAGATGAGAGTTCTTTAACGTGATAGTCCACATAACACTTATCATATTAGTTACTAATTAAAGTAGTATACGTGACACTCATTTCCATAACATATATATGAATTACTGTTAGGGAAGAAATTCGATTCTGCCCAATGGGCCAGGACCGTGGCCCATTAAGACTTGCCAAGACTATCATATCCAACGGACTTGGTAATTTTCCGTCACTACATAAAGATCAAGGAGGGTTAAAAGTCGATCTCAAGttggttaaagaccgacttggcaacTTATGACGACCATGAAGGAAGTCCCACGACTCCACGATCTCAAgacggttaaagaccgacttggcaatTTATGACGACCATGAAGGAAGTCCCACGACTCCACGATCTCAAGTcagttaaagaccgacttggcaacGATCATGGAGAATATATCTCAGTCCCATGATCAGCACAAAAGGGAGGTGCCCCCACGATCTAAAGTCGGTTGAGGGTCGACTCCGCAATCTTTGCGGAGTTCGAACCACGACGCCACAATCTCAAGTCTGTCAAAGACTGACTCGGCAACGATCGTGGAGAGTACACCTCAATCCCACGATCCGAGTAGTCGACAAGCACTCCGGatctgacacgtggtccaatggaAAAGCCGGACCGCTCTCGACACTCCTtttataaatacctcacaactaGACAGGTATAATTTAGATTGCTCACTGTGATTAAGAGTAATATACATTTGAGATAATACTGACaaaagcatcggagtgggattgtcgaGTTCTCCCCGACGTAGCTTTCTCTATTGCAGGATAGTGGAGATAGGCTCATCAGGTTCATCAACTACCATACGAGAATCTGTTCTAACAGATTGGCGTCGTCTGTGGGAAGCGACTAACAAGTGTGCGTCATTTACTATACAAAAATACATCTGAAATGGTACGAACAAGAGCCACAACTTCAGGAGCGAATAACCCCCGCAATGAGGTGGGGGGTACATCTCATTAACATACGACTGAGATGGAGGCTCGAATAGCCCAAATGTCTAGGGACATGGAGGTCCTAACTCAGCAGAACATCCGTTTGCAGAGGCGGTTGGCGGATGAACGAGTTCCTGAAGTACCTGGAGGACATGAAGAAGGAGAAAGCAACACCCACGAGGAAGAAGACAGGGAGAGTAGGATTCACAGAAAGAACTCAACTTGAAAACCGATCTCGGCGAGTTGAAGGAGCCGTGAATCCTCCTCCTAGTGAAGGGATGGTGAATCACCATTATGAAGAAAGAAGGCTCAACGAAGCCATCGCCACGCTCGATGAGAAGTATGAAGAAAAGTATAATCAGTTGCAGCTTGAAATCCAGCAAAAGACCAAGGGGAAAATTTCTCGAGTAGACAGTCTCTTGAATAGATCTTCCCCATTCGCTGAATGTGTCATGGCAGTCCAACTGCCGGAGAAATTCAAAATTCCAGCTATCCAAACTTATACCGGGGTTGAAGATCCTACCGAGCATCTGGACAACTACAAAACGCACACGGATTTGCAGGGAACTCCACAGGAATTGGCATGCCGAGCCTTCCCGCTCACCTTGTCCGGTTCTGCCCAGGACTGGTTCCAAAAACTCCCACCGGGTTCCATCATAAGTTTTGAAGATCTCGGACGAAAATTTATAACCCAATTCCGAGTTGGGTGCAAACGGAAGAAGTCGTCCGGTCAATTAATGGCGATGCGCCAAAAGGGAGACGAATCTCTAAAGGATTATGTGATCTGGTTCAACCAGGCAAAGCTCATGGTTGATAACCCGACCGAGGAGATGGTTTATGCCGCTCTTTACCAAGGATTACGGGTGGAAGGGCCTCTCATGTTCGAGATTGCTCTCAATCATCCTGAGAATCTGGCCGATCTCACAGATGTGATTGAGAAGTACGTAAATCAGGAGGAAATCCTTGCGGCTCTGAGGGAGTCCAATAAACAAAAGATTGCGGAGTCAAGCAATCCTGGGAAGAAGGAAAAAGCCCGGAAGGAAGAAAAACGGACAGAAACAAAAAAGGAGCCTGCGAAGTATTACCAGTTTTCTATAGATGAGTGGACTCCTTTGAACTCTCCAATTAACGAGGTAGTGATGGAAATCAAGAGGGACCCGCAGTACGAGAAGCCTTACCAGCTTCACAACAAATACGTGAGAgaagaaaacagaaacaaatacTGCGCGTTCCATGATGCACGAGGCCATGTCACCGAGGAATGCCGAAATCTCAGAATCTTGATCGAGAAGTTCATCAAAAATGGAAAACTACTCTGTTTTATTGCAGACAACCAGGGCCAGCCTCAGCAGAATCAGGAGTCTTGCGAGCATCAAGACAAAGAGTCGAGACACAGAGATCGCTCCCCTCAGAAGCACCGGGAAGTTCGTCGAGACAAAAGGAGGGAGGAACCCCGTCGGGAAGAGCCTCGACGGAATAGAAGCAGAAGCAACAGTAGAGGCACACGGGGTCGTGACCCACGTAATGAACCGGTTATCGCCGATATCCGAACTATATTCGGGGGCTTCGGTGGAGGCGGAGAAACGAGTGCAGATAGAAAAGCCTATGCTCGGCTCCAGAAGTATCAGGAGATTATGACTGTAGAGAGACCCCACAAATCCCACCGAAGGGAATCCATGGTGGTGGGGTTTTCAGATGAAGATTATGCGGGAGTCTTGCTCCCTCATACCGACGCAATCGTGGTCACGCTACAAGTAGCTAACCACCGAATTCACCGAATGTTTGTCGATAACGGATGCTCAGCCGATATCCTATATTGGTTAGCCTTTCAGCACATGGAGATTAGCCCAGAAAAGGTGATCCCGGCTACCTGCCCTTTGGTGGGGACTATCCAACTACAAAAACCATCATGGTTAAGTTCCTTCTAATCGACAGACcctcggcctacaatgcgatCCTTGGAAGGACATCCATCAACGATCTGAAGGCAATTACTTCCACACCACATTTGAAGATTAAATTCCCGACCAAGAGGGGAGTTGGGGAAGTAAGGGGAGAACAGAGCGTGGCACGCCAGTGCTATAACGTAACAATGAAAGGAGCCCCTTCACGGGGCAATGGTGGGGAGAAAGGCGAACAATAACAATTACAGTCGGGAGAACCAGCCAAGGAGATGGAAGAATTAGAGTGAGGTCTTTGTTATCTCCGGAGATCAAAGAGTCCTTGATAGCTTTCCTTCGAAGTAATTTTGTCGTGTTCGCCTGGTGCCATGACGACATGCCAGGAATTGACCCCTCGGTAATTTTACACAGGCTAAATGTGGACTCGAACTACCGACCCgtcaaacaaaaaagaagaaactttgCTCCAGAAAGAAACCAAGCCATACATGAAGAAGTGGAGAGACTATTGAGAGCCGGCTTTATCCAGGAAGTGGACTACTCccagtggctggccaatgttgTCTTGGGGAAAAAGTCAAGAGGgaaatggagaatgtgcgtgGATTTCACCGACCTCAACAGGGCGTGCCCAAAAGATAGTTTCCCTCTCCCCCGGATGGATGTCCTAATCGACTCCACCTCGGGGCATGAGCTCCTAAGttttatggatgccttctcggggtataACCAGATCCACATGAGCGAGCTCGATGAAGAGAAAACTTCCTTCATCACTGACCGAGGGTTATATTGCTACAATATGATGCCTTTCGGTTTAAAGAATGCCGATGCGACCTACCAATGGTTAGTCAACAGAATGTTCAGCAACCAGATTGGGAGGAATATAGAAGTATATGTCGATGACATGCTGGTGAAGAGCCGGAAAGCGACCAGTCATCTGGCTGATCTCGAAGAAACTTTTGACACACTACGGAGATATCGGATGAAGTTGAACCCGGCGAAATGTGCCTTTGGCGTCTCATCAGGAAAGTTCCTGGGGTTCATGGTCACGAGTAGAGGAATCGAGGCAAATCCAGAGAAAATCTGAGCTGTGCTGGAAATGCAAGCTCCCGGTACAACAAAACAACTACAGCAATTGAACGGAAGGATTGCAGCCTTAAACCGGTTCATCTCCCGATTAACGGATAAATGCTTGCCTTTCTTCAAGATACTTCGGAAGACGTTTGTTTGGAGCAACGAGTGCGAAGAGGCTTTTGGCCAGTTAAAAGAATACCTAGCCAGCCCACCACTCTTAAGTTCACCAGAAGAAGGGGAAATTCTTTACTTATACCTAGCAGTGTCGCTATCAGCTGTCAGCTCAGTCTTAGTCTGAGAGGAGTTCGGATTGCAAAAACCAGTATATTTCACTAGCAGGGCACTGCACGGAGCCGAAGGAAGATATCCTCGGATTTAGAAGTTGGCCTTCGCCCTCATCACCTCAGCTCGGAGGCTAAGACCATATTTCCATGCACATGCTATAAGGGTGCTCACGGAGTATCCTCTGAAGAAACTATTGCAAAAGCCCGACCTCTCGGGTAGGTTGGTAAATTAGACCGTGGAACTTGGAGAATTTGACCTAGAATTCTATCCGAGAACCACCATTAAGGCCCAAGTTCTGGCAGACTTTATTGCAGAATTTAGCAATCTCCTCGAAAGCCAAGAAACGCTCGCCGAAGAAGCGTGGATAGCGTATGTCGATGGGTCATATATGAAGTCCCGGAGCGGAGCCAGGGTAGCCTTGATAACCCCGGATAAGGAGGAAATTGCAGTGGCATTGAAGTTAGACTTTCCAACCACAAACAACGAGGCGGAGTATGAAGTAGTGATAGTAGGCCTCAGCCTAGCGGAACATCTGGGAGCAAAAAACCTTGAAATCCGAAGCGACTCACAGGTTGTTGTCGGCCACATCCAAGGTGGATCTGAGGCTAAAGGagaaaaaatgataaagtacCTTGCCAAGGTGTTAGGTTTTTGGGACCGCTTCAAACGAGTGGTGGTCACACAGATCCCAAGAACCCAAAACGAACGAGCAGATGCACTAGCTCGGCTAGGGTCGGCAAGAGACGAAAAGATTTCGGCCTCAAAACACCGGGTTATCATTCTGGACAAGCCTTTTGTGGATGACATTGGATCGGTGATGCAAATTGATGACGCCTACGTAATTCCTGAATGGGCAAGGCACGTGATTGAATATCTTAAGAACGGGCAACTGCCGAATGATAAAAAAGAAGCTCGAAAAATCTGGATGCAATCAGCACGATATACTCTTGTCGGTTAAATTCTGTATCGCCGAGGCTATACACTCCCACTTCTGAAGTGCCTCTCGACGACTGAGGCCGAGTATGTATTGATGGAAATTCACGAGGGAGTCTGCGGCAGTCACTCGGGGGGTAGAGTGTTAGCACACAAGGCTGTACGAGCTGGCTACTATTGGCCAACGATGAATCAAGAATCAATGGAAATGGTCTGAAGATGTGACAAGTGTCAAAGTTTTGCAAAGTTACAAACCAACCCCCCAGCAGAACTTAGCTCAGTTTCTTCACCATGGCCGTTTGCCCAATGGGGGGTTGGCATTGTAGGGCACATGCCCACAGGGAAAGGGAATTGCAGATTTCTTGTGGTTGCAGTAGAttacttcaccaaatgggcaGAAGCGGGGCCTTTAATGACTATCACAACCGAGGCAATCAAACATTTCCTATGGAAGGCGATCATATGTAGATTCGGGATACCTTATGCCTTAATAACTGACGATGGAACGCAGTTTGACTGCAAACCATTCCAGGACTGGTGCGCCGAACTCAAAATCCGACATTTTTTCTCATCGGTATATTACCCTCAGTCAAATGGGCAGGTTGAAGCAACAAACAAAACTCTGGTAaagatattaaagaaaaaactccCGAAGCATAAAGGAGGATGGGTGGAATATTTGCCGGAAGTcatgtggtcgtaccgaacaaCACCCAGCTTGGCAACTTTCGAAACTCCGTACTCGCTAGCATTCGGAGTTGAAGCAGTGATCCCAATCGAAATAGGTTCCTCGAGCTTTCGCATTCAGCATTATAATCCCGGATTCAACAGTGAAGGATTAAAGCTGCACCTTGATCTTCTGGAAGAAAAACGAGAAGAAGCAAAAGTCAAAACTTCTGCTTATAAAGCAAAAGCAGCTcggtattataacaaaaaagtaaagCCCCGATCGTTCAATACCGGTGATTGGGTGCTTCGGAGGGTAACTTCGGCAGCTAAAGACCCCATAGAAGGGAAATTGGGGCCAGTCTGGGAAGGACCATTCTGAGCTATCAAAGTCAACCCAAAGGGAGCATACCATCTTGAAGATCCAAACGGGAAGAAGCTGCAACgaccatggaatgccgagcatctccggaaatattatatgtaatttgCTTGTTTTTTGACTTTATCGTTTATCAACGAAATGCAGATTCAGACATCATATTACATCCATAGACAACATTTGCAAATTGcatgactcgaatcacgttgaagggattcgagccgagacttgaatcacattgaggggattcaagtcggaaaaataatatgactcgaatcacgttgaggggattcgagccgAGACTGAATCACGTTGAGAGGATTCAAGTCGAAAAAATAAcatgactcgaatcacgttgaggggattcgagccgagacttgaatcacgttgagggtaTTCAAGTCAGAAAAATAATATGACTTGAACCACGTTGAGGGGGTTAAAATCGACAAAATGCCGAGACTTCAATCACGTTGAGAGGGTTGAAGTTGGAAAAATACCGAGACTTGCACCACGTTGAGAGGGTTCAAATCAGAATAATTCTAAGTGTAAAACTTAGACGATACTAGATATATCAAAATCTACACGTAGCCAAAATTGGCTAAGTGTAAAACTCAGACGGTACTAGTACCACATAAATTGGCTAAGCATAAATTTTGTGCAAAAATGCCGAATGTCATGTATATCAAAGAAAATGCAAAGTCTTACAAAAACGCCGAAGCTAAGGCGGcgaacctaaaaaaaaaaaaaaaaaactagctaaTGTTTCTCGGTATTCGGTTCTCCGGAAACTTGAGCAACAGAAGCTTCAATATCAACGGCCTCAGTCTAAACGTTTAAATTTGCCGGCTCAATAACCTCACCAACAGGGTCGGCGTCATCACCAACCCAATCCAGGACATCAGGAATCAAGTCTCGCACTATTCCTCTCAGTTCTAAGATAGCTTCCTCGGGAACGTCCATAAAGTCGGTATAGTTCAGCTCAACAAAATTTGGAGAAGGCGTCGAAGGGTTAA
Coding sequences within:
- the LOC133871489 gene encoding uncharacterized protein LOC133871489; translated protein: MNEFLKYLEDMKKEKATPTRKKTGRVGFTERTQLENRSRRVEGAVNPPPSEGMVNHHYEERRLNEAIATLDEKYEEKYNQLQLEIQQKTKGKISRVDSLLNRSSPFAECVMAVQLPEKFKIPAIQTYTGVEDPTEHLDNYKTHTDLQGTPQELACRAFPLTLSGSAQDWFQKLPPGSIISFEDLGRKFITQFRVGCKRKKSSGQLMAMRQKGDESLKDYVIWFNQAKLMVDNPTEEMVYAALYQGLRVEGPLMFEIALNHPENLADLTDVIEKYVNQEEILAALRESNKQKIAESSNPGKKEKARKEEKRTETKKEPAKYYQFSIDEWTPLNSPINEVVMEIKRDPQYEKPYQLHNKYVREENRNKYCAFHDARGHVTEECRNLRILIEKFIKNGKLLCFIADNQGQPQQNQESCEHQDKESRHRDRSPQKHREVRRDKRREEPRREEPRRNRSRSNSRGTRGRDPRNEPVIADIRTIFGGFGGGGETSADRKAYARLQKYQEIMTVERPHKSHRRESMVVGFSDEDYAGVLLPHTDAIVVTLQPRKGDPGYLPFGGDYPTTKTIMVKFLLIDRPSAYNAILGRTSINDLKAITSTPHLKIKFPTKRGVGEVRGEQSVARQCYNVTMKGAPSRGNGGEKGEQ